From the Xylocopa sonorina isolate GNS202 chromosome 9, iyXylSono1_principal, whole genome shotgun sequence genome, the window gcacaattttataaatacaaaAGATTCTACAACtccaataattattataaaaggCAAATTTTTACCTTCGTTAAgagatatttaatattcatcagAGTCACGTGTTGTTGGGTTAGCACTGCATTTTGCACTGCAACAAGCGTTAACGTTTATTTTGGCAAAATGGTAAACGTAATTACTAGTTATTAAACTGCGAAATGACGATGTAGTATTTTACGTTTTGaacatttaattatttattcctTTCTACTCGATAACCGATGAATTCCATTTCTGTTAATTACCAAAGAATGGCGGACACTGCTCCAGCCGCGCGTGGAGGTTTTCGTGGAGGATTTGGTTCTCGTGGCGGTGGTGACCGCGGAGGACCAAGGGGTAGAGGCCGCGGTGGCAGAGGACGAGGTCGTGGCCGTGGACGTGGGAAAGAAGATAGCAAGGAATGGATTCCAGTGACCAAGCTCGGACGTCTTGTCAGAGATGGAAAGATCGAATCCTTGGAGCATATCTACCTCTTCTCCCTGCCGATCAAGGAGTATGAAATCATTGACAAGTTTCTTGGAGTCGAATTGAAGGACGAGGTGTTGAAAATCATGCCTGTACAGAAACAGACTAGAGCCGGTCAACGTACTCGTTTCAAGGTAGCAttcgataagatatgatacttaTTCCAATGTTTTTCTTTGTAATTAAAGGGTTTAAAATATTACCATAAGAGGTATAATTCAAATAATGTTTTCATTCCACAGGCTTTCGTAGCTATTGGAGATTACAAGGGCCACATTGGGTTAGGAGTAAAATGCTCCAAGGAAGTAGCTACTGCCATCCGCGGTGCTATCATCCTGGCCAAGCTTTCGGTCGTGCCAGTACGCCGTGGTTATTGGGGAAACAAGATCGGTGATCCTCATACGGTACCCTGTAAAGTCACTGGCAAGTGTGGTTCAGTTCAGGTGCGTCTGATACCTGCACCGAGAGGTACAGGTATCGTTTCCGCGCCTGTGCCCAAGAAGTTGCTACAGATGGCTGGTATCGAGGATTGCTACACCTCGGCTAGGGGATCCACGTGTACCCTTGGCAATTTTGCCAAGGCTACCTATGCAGCTATCGCTAAAACCTATGCGTATCTAACACCAGATCTCTGGCACGATCAAGCATTGAGAAAAGCACCGTATCAAGAGTTCGCGGATTACTTATCTAAGAACCATAAAGTCATGGGAGGGCAGAGACCTGCTGAGGTTGTTTAAACAATAAAATCTCCATGCAAAATCTACCTAGTTGTAGTTACTCTCTTGCATTCCTCTCTCATCCATCCTCGCAtactatatacatataatgaATTGAAACAAAACATtgataagatttattttatattttcgatTTAATAAAGTTATGTACCATCTGCGGGCACATCCTTGGAAGCCTTGAATTGCTCGTACGCATTATTGAATGTCTCTAAAGTATGATCACAGATTCGTTCAAAGTCTTGCAATCCTTTCCTCAATATGTCTATAGCTTTTCCTCTCTTCGCTTGGATCCTCAAGTAGATATTCCCTTCGGCTGGGTGATTGACGAAGCAAGCACAGAACTCAACATCAGGACTGCAAAAGTACAGTTAATAATTAATGATTCGAAATGTATTGTTATGATTATTGGTATAATTAACGTTACACACTTCTGTGAGATTACAGCAACCAAAGAATTTCCTAGCGTGTAACCTTCGTTCATGAACACGAAAGTTTTGTTTTGGTCGGATGACTGTGCACCAGGTACCTGCGTGTGAGATGAaattataatttaatttataccttctatgcataatataattttttattgaACATCATACCTCTGCTAGCCGGCCCATTTCACAtcaaattattttaatttattgtaaCGTACATATGTCGctgatttttcttgtttatagtACTCTAAAATATGGATATCATTTATAACATTCCAAAAAATTGAATCGTTCAAAGTTTGTAAAAGCATCAAGATTATAAAGTTGGATTCATAGCACTAACACGATTCACTTCGCACGTTAACACTGTTCTCGCATCGTAACCCAACTTCTTCACATCGATGGCGAATGTAACCTTGTTTACTGTTCACGATCAACAGCCAAATCGCAAAGTACATTTAATGAGTGGAACAAGAAACGTAATTTGGTAACTTGGTTAATCACATCACGGAAATGGCTTATTAATTCGAATAAGTCGAAGAAACGTTTTACATTTTAAAAGATATAGTACGTAATAGTACATTAACTAGCCTAATGTTTTGATACTAATATTGTATTATATATCTGTCTATACAGGGAATACAATAAAGGAGCAGTGTAAATATAAGAGGATCGTAGAAAATGGCTTTGAAAGAAATACTGCAGAATGTATCGCTAAGATTAAGGTATAAAAAGATTGCTGTGAGATGTTACAGTACGGGCAAAGCCGATGATATTCTCGAAACGGCTGAAGAAGAACCTGTTTACTTAGACGAGACAGTAAACACCTTAGAactagaaagaaagagaaacaaaTCAGGTCTCACGAAGGCACacaggaatgtattgttcggcCAGAATCCTTATGATGAACCTAAAGAGTGGTATCACAACACGGTTAGATATAAAAGACGAATATTAGGTAGATATGGGATGAACGCGTTAGGGGTGCCCGCAGGATTGGCATGGCCCACTCCAGAAGAAGTAGAAGATGCGAAGGAGTATGAAAGAGTGTTATATTCGTTGGATATTCAAGATAGATTCAAGAAGAttcaagaagaaaagaaaagaaacgaagaGGCGATTATGGCTAGGTATAGCAAATAGTAAATCATATGTTACTAGTGCTGGATGCTTAAATATTTATTTGTATTTGCAGGGAAAGGCAAATAGCTGCTAAAATGGCTGGTATGAAAAAATTGATAGATGATGTACAAATGAAGATTGctcagaaaaaagaaaaagaattggCGGCTAAGTTGGATAAAGAACGTAAGATCGAGGAAATCAGACGTAGCTTGATTGCTGAAGGTGCTGTAACCAAGGAGaagcttcaagaagcattgagtGTGGTAGAAAAGgatgagaagaagaagaggaaggaacTTAAGAAGGCAAAGCTCTTAGAAAGGCAAAAGAAACTAGCAGAAAGGTTATCTAAGCAACATATGGAAGAAGAAGTTGATTCTGATGACGACGATGATGCAGAACCTAAAAAATAAGAAATTTACGAATTAAAGTTTTGATGAAAACATACTGTATTGTAAAATAATTTCTACATAGCAAAATGAACGATTTACAAACATCTATCGCTGGTTAAATATCATATTCTTAATGTATAAAAATTTCAAAGTAATGTTGGAATTTAAAAGGAATAATGATATTTACAGCTCGTAGTAAATATTGTATTTTCTTTTACTAATACAAAAAACGTTACATATTATTCTGCAAGGGCTAAAAGAAAACTATACTAATTGTGTAGTATTAAATGACTCGTAATAAGACACATATATTTAGGCACAATTGAGGCAATAATATGCCGCGTCACATTTAGATTTGTTCACACTTAAAATTCGTGAAACTTGGATAGAATTTTTATGACAGTATTCCTTCCCGGtctttatataatataaatctCATTGTACCATTATTTGGGAAAAAATCAGCTCTTGACCATCGATTCCTGAAATTCCTTTTCATCAATAATACTGCGAACGTTCTCTACGTTTTCTGCTTGATCGCAATCTTGAACGTTCTGCACATGCAGGTCGTCAATAACAATTAATCGCAATCTGTTTTTCTCTGTGTGTCAGGCAGATTGAATCTGTGATGGAGACgacaattcgtagaattgaaagcTTAATTCCTCGCCGAATAGATTTTCAGGCGTTATGATCTCTGGTTCGATCATGTTCACACCCAAAGTAGTTGGGTTCAGGTCTGTGACTAAATAGCCCTCGCTTATAAGTCCACATTCTTCCGCAACTACTTCTTTCGATACTGGATTAAGAAAATCTACAAAGATATATGCTGTGTTAGTTAATGGTTGACTTAAATTAGAGATTCGAAGTTTTCAGAGTTCAATGATGCAAAGTGACGATAAGACGATACATCGTGTCCTTAAAGAAGAATCATAATGAATCATACAGCATCATCATACGCGTACAATTCTCCCGCAAGGATATTGGGTATTCTCAAAAAGCTTAACTTAAACGATAGCTTAATTAAAcatttgcaatttttatttcaataatACGATTACCGCTCTCTTTCACAGGATAACGGAATTCTTGCGTCTGTTGGTCGGATTGGGTTGTCTCATGTTCGCTGTTAGATACCATCATGGGGACAAGATATTGCACTTCTACTTCTTTCTTGATACCACTGAGGATTTCTTCAGCACAGTGCTCCAGTGTTACAGAATTTACTATACTCTCAGTCTCTTCTTCTGTGGACTGTTGCGTGATGCTGGCAGTCGCTGCTTCCACTTCATCTATTGGGCTCATTTGACTATAAACAATTCTATTAGTAAGATATTCCAATAGCGATTCTAGGATAACTATATACTGCAGGTATCACCTGATATTTTGTCTAAGATTTTCCGCTTCAATTGCGTTCTTGCAAATTTGCTTTATGGAAGAATTTGTGGAGGAAGTATTAATAGTTTGTCTAGGTCTTGAATCCGCAGAACGGTTCGCGATTGCCCATAGATGCCCAGCTCCATGTGGCGCTTTTGATCCTTTCCTGAAGTGGGGGTTTATGGAGAGATTGTG encodes:
- the Rps2 gene encoding ribosomal protein S2; protein product: MADTAPAARGGFRGGFGSRGGGDRGGPRGRGRGGRGRGRGRGRGKEDSKEWIPVTKLGRLVRDGKIESLEHIYLFSLPIKEYEIIDKFLGVELKDEVLKIMPVQKQTRAGQRTRFKAFVAIGDYKGHIGLGVKCSKEVATAIRGAIILAKLSVVPVRRGYWGNKIGDPHTVPCKVTGKCGSVQVRLIPAPRGTGIVSAPVPKKLLQMAGIEDCYTSARGSTCTLGNFAKATYAAIAKTYAYLTPDLWHDQALRKAPYQEFADYLSKNHKVMGGQRPAEVV
- the LOC143427698 gene encoding DNA-directed RNA polymerases I and III subunit RPAC2-like isoform X2; this encodes MGRLAEVPGAQSSDQNKTFVFMNEGYTLGNSLVAVISQNPDVEFCACFVNHPAEGNIYLRIQAKRGKAIDILRKGLQDFERICDHTLETFNNAYEQFKASKDVPADEPVGCHLWILKSHVEFEPDFIRGSRSINTRL
- the Crif gene encoding growth arrest and DNA damage-inducible proteins-interacting protein CRIF, which translates into the protein MALKEILQNVSLRLRYKKIAVRCYSTGKADDILETAEEEPVYLDETVNTLELERKRNKSGLTKAHRNVLFGQNPYDEPKEWYHNTVRYKRRILGRYGMNALGVPAGLAWPTPEEVEDAKEYERVLYSLDIQDRFKKIQEEKKRNEEAIMARERQIAAKMAGMKKLIDDVQMKIAQKKEKELAAKLDKERKIEEIRRSLIAEGAVTKEKLQEALSVVEKDEKKKRKELKKAKLLERQKKLAERLSKQHMEEEVDSDDDDDAEPKK
- the LOC143427698 gene encoding DNA-directed RNA polymerases I and III subunit RPAC2-like isoform X3 is translated as MGRLAEVPGAQSSDQNKTFVFMNEGYTLGNSLVAVISQNPDVEFCACFVNHPAEGNIYLRIQAKRGKAIDILRKGLQDFERICDHTLETFNNAYEQFKASKDVPADVCEDG